A genomic window from Fusarium oxysporum Fo47 chromosome X, complete sequence includes:
- a CDS encoding glycoside hydrolase superfamily, translated as MFWSNVASVAGLGSLFLDVASAQTKYEVQKPPLDTDWTYKVGTNPWPEHPRPQLKRDAWKSLNGIWTWRGDGDPSNPPKEGPLDREVLVPACIESALSGLQILDEREFWYQRSFEVSNNWKNQTVLLHFEAVDYNSTVFVNGKEKTTHIGGYDRFTVDVTEDIKFGESNELLVFVNDPTDDQVIPIGKQTLRPSHIFYRSCSGIWQQVWLEAVPKDYITDLDLAAGADGEVTVTVHTSQESGKSAKVEIEGSDGTNLASHEGTTNEEFTFTAKSPKLWWPDSPTLYNITVTLDSGDKVQSYTGFRTISKGKVENVTRPLLNGEFVFQFGTLDQGFWPDGLYTPPNREAMVSDLKLLKKFGFNMVRKHIKYEPHLFYQACDELGLLVIQDMPSLPADGNRKPNDAEQAEFERQLEILVKQHRSYTSIVTWVIYNEGWGQRDGSPEKSLTELVRKLDKSRLINSISGWNDHGFGDFHDNHNYAAPQCGTPFYSQPKTPYDPERIGIAGEYGGIGHNVSIDHLWNVKQAIDSIPETYEINEDLDSYSYRSGVLFRDIREQTQRFACSGAVYTQTSDVEGEVNGLITYDRRFVRPDVEKWQSEIASVYKAAASRGGRESDDNGKRVAGSLLDL; from the exons ATGTTCTGGTCAAATGTTGCCTCCGTTGCGGGGCTTGGCTCTCTGTTTCTCGACGTCGCTTCAGCGCAGACAAAATACGAGGTTCAAAAACCTCCACTTGACACCGACTGGACTTACAAGGTCGGCACCAATCCTTGGCCGGAACATCCGCGACCGCAGCTCAAGCGCGATGCTTGGAAGAGCCTGAATGGCATCTGGACATGGAGAGGCGACGGCGATCCCAGCAACCCGCCCAAAGAAGGCCCTCTTGATCGTGAGGTGCTGGTTCCAGCTTGCATCGAGAGCGCTCTGTCGGGATTGCAGATTCTCGACGAGCGCGAGTTCTGGTACCAGAGGTCTTTCGAGGTATCGAACAACTGGAAGAACCAGACCGTTCTCCTTCACTTTGAGGCCGTCGACTACAACTCAACCGTATTTGTCAACGGGAAAGAAAAGACGACGCACATTGGGGGCTACGACCGTTTCACTGTCGACGTGACAGAGGACATCAAGTTTGGAGAGTCGAATGAGCT GCTTGTCTTTGTCAACGACCCGACGGACGATCAAGTTATTCCCATTGGAAAACAGACCTTGCGACCTAGTCACATCTTCTATCGATCGTGCTCGGGCATCTGGCAGCAAGTCTGGCTTGAGGCCGTTCCGAAAGACTACATCACCGATCTTGACCTCGCTGCGGGTGCAGATGGTGAAG TTACCGTAACTGTTCACACTTCTCAAGAGTCCGGTAAATCTGCCAAAGTGGAGATTGAGGGCAGCGATGGCACGAACCTGGCATCTCACGAAGGGACCACCAATGAAGAATTCACCTTCACCGCCAAGTCGCCGAAACTATGGTGGCCCGACTCCCCAACGCTTTACAACATCACCGTGACACTTGACAGCGGAGACAAGGTACAGAGTTACACTGGCTTTCGAACCATATCCAAAGGTAAAGTTGAGAACGTCACACGACCACTTCTCAACGGTGAGTTTGTGTTCCAATTTGGAACTCTTGATCAAGGCTTCTGGCCCGATGGATTGTACACGCCACCGAACAGGGAGGCTATGGTCTCTGATTTGAAGCTCCTAAAGAAGTTTGGCTTCAACATGGTTCGCAAACAT ATCAAATATGAGCCGCATCTGTTTTACCAGGCATGCGACGAGCTTGGTCTGTTGGTCATCCAAGATATGCCCAGTTTACCTGCAGACGGCAATCGCAAGCCCAACGACGCAGAGCAAGCCGAGTTTGAGCGACAACTTGAGATTCTTGTGAAACAACACAGAAGCTATACTTCAATCGTTACCTGG GTCATCTACAACGAGGGCTGGGGTCAGCGAGACGGGTCTCCTGAGAAGAGCCTGACTGAGCTGGTGCGAAAGCTTGACAAGTCGAGACTCATCAACTCTATCAGCGGATGGAACGACCACGGGTTTGGCGACTTCCAT GACAATCACAACTATGCTGCACCTCAGTGTGGCACGCCATTTTACTCGCAACCCAAGACTCCATATGACCCTGAGCGTATCGGTATCGCAGGCGAGTACGGTGGCATTGGTCACAACGTCTCAATTGACCA CCTTTGGAACGTAAAGCAAGCCATCGATAGCATCCCGGAGACATACGAAATCAACGAAGACCTTGACTCATACAGTTATCGATCCGGCGTCTTATTCCGCGACATTCGTGAGCAGACTCAGCGTTTCGCTTGCAGCGGTGCCGTATATACTCAGACGAGTGATGTTGAAGGCGAGGTGAATGGTCTGATCACCTATGATCGTCGGTTCGTGAGACCAGATGTTGAGAAATGGCAGAGTGAGATTGCCAGTGTATACAAGGCTGCAGCATCTCGAGGCGGGCGTGAATCTGACGACAATGGGAAGCGCGTAGCTGGGTCATTGTTGGACTTGTAG
- a CDS encoding OPT oligopeptide transporter protein-domain-containing protein, producing MMSAATEKGHAEAEVTSPNEGLVRPETSSGESVEEVLSAAGVGFKDDDPNLPCLTLRMWTIGIAFCLVGSGVNTLYTLRFPSISLSQSAIQFLAYPVGKAWEYAIPDWGFTLFGKRHSLNPGPFNHKENMLIYILANLSFLTRLSADVLTEQRVFYGLKAGWGFEILATLTSILFGFALSGLTRSVVVEPKGLVWPGVLGNTALNAALHTPRKEVIAGKISRYHFFILAFFASFCWYWFPDFIFPALGYFTWICWIAPKNPVVNQVFGMKSGLGLLPFTFDWSQIAYIGSPLVVPVWAILNVLASLVFWIYIVSPALYYSNTWFSAHLPLQSNSIFDNTGEVFNVSKVVNKKEGFTFDHDLYAQYSDIYLPVTYALNTFGLSFATISSLFVWLFLEKRRDLVRTFRDACKSLTSKNTSGRDRLQPQYDAVPLWWYMIAALVALGIGIFTYEYYPVQLRWYGVIFGMVVSSVFFIPLAWVYATSNIKIQIDIFCRIIAGYVWEGKVLANIWFFNVGYISGIKGLAFSQDLKLGIYCGIPPRSLFLVQVVGLIIGTLGQVSVLNWALGNIPNVCNAKLAPNGFTCPFSRTHFNTSMVWGALGPRRFFEPGALYRPLLWFFLVGALLPVVVYLLRTKAFPHINWLKKIHVPLFLGGLNYIPPASGVNYGSWALFGLLFGVLVKKRKASWWHRFNFVLSSALDCSVAIAGIVIFFAVFYTGAADNFSWWGTNVYKDTCDLKSCPYKALAKGQTFGP from the exons ATGATGAGTGCAGCTACTGAGAAAGGCCACGCTGAGGCGGAAGTGACCTCTCCTAATGAGGGTCTGGTCCGACCAGAGACATCTTCGG GCGAATCTGTCGAGGAAGTTCTGTCAGCGGCTGGCGTGGGcttcaaggatgatgatccAAATCTACCATGCCTGACTCTTCGCATGTGGACAATCGGCATTGCCTTCTGTCTTGTAGGCAGTGGTGTGAACACTCTTTACACGCTGAGATTCCCATCCATCAGTCTTTCGCAGTCCGCAATCCAGTTCCTGGCCTATCCCGTCGGCAAGGCATGGGAGTATGCGATACCGGACTGGGGTTTCACCTTGTTCGGCAAGCGACATAGCCTGAACCCTGGACCCTTCAACCATAAG GAGAACATGCTTATCTACATCTTGGCCaacctcagcttcttgacccGATTGAGCGCTGATGTCCTCACCGAACAGCGCGTCTTCTACGGCCTCAAGGCAGGATGGGGTTTCGAGATCCTCGCAACACTGACATCGATCCTGTTTGGCTTTGCTCTGTCAGGCTTGACGCGATCAGTAGTTGTCGAACCGAAGGGCCTCGTTTGGCCAGGCGTGCTTGGAAACACAGCTCTCAACGCAGCCTTGCATACACCACGCAAGGAGGTGATCGCTGG CAAGATTTCTCGTTATCACTTCTTTatcctcgccttcttcgcctcttTCTGTTGGTATTGGTTCCCCGACTTCATCTTCCCTGCCTTGGGTTACTTTACATGGATCTGCTGGATCGCCCCCAAGAACCCTGTCGTCAACCAGGTGTTTGGCATGAAGAGTGGACTGGGGTTGTTGCCCTTCACCTTCGACT GGAGTCAAATTGCTTACATCGGATCACCACTTGTAGTCCCAGTCTGGGCTATCCTCAACGTTCTCGCCTCCCTTGTCTTCTGGATTTACATTGTTAGCCCCGCGCTCTACTACTCGAACACCTGGTTCTCAGCCCATCTACCGCTACAAAGTAATTCAATCTTTGACAATACTGGAGAAGTCTTCAACGTCTCGAAGGTTGTGAATAAGAAGGAAGGCTTCACTTTTGATCATGATCTGTATGCACAGTACTCTGAC ATCTATCTCCCAGTAACCTATGCGCTTAACACTTTCGGTCTGTCGTTCGCCACTATCTCGTCTCTTTTTGTCTGGCTCTTTCTCGAGAAGCGCCGGGACTTAGTGAGAACATTCCGCGATGCATGCAAATCGTTGACGTCGAAGAACACATCAGGTCGCGACAGACTGCAGCCACAATATGATGCAGTTCCGCTTTGGTGGTACATGATCGCTGCCCTTGTAGCATTGGGTATCGGTATCTTCACCTATGAGTACTACCCCGTTCAGCTGCGTTGGTATGGTGTGATTTTCGGCATGGTAGTATCTtctgtcttcttcatcccc CTCGCTTGGGTGTATGCTACTAGCAACATCAAGATCCAGATCGATATCTTCTGTCGCATCATCGCTGGTTACGTCTGGGAAGGCAAGGTCCTGGCCAACATCTGGTTCTTCAACGTTGGATACATCTCGGGTATCAAAGGTCTTGCCTTTTCTCAGGATCTGAAGCTTGGTATCTACTGTGGT ATCCCTCCTAGAAGTCTCTTCCTGGTCCAAGTAGTCGGCCTTATTATCGGAACTCTTGGTCAAGTATCCGTCCTCAATTGGGCACTTGGAAACATCCCCAACGTTTGTAATGCCAAACTTGCCCCGAACGGTTTCACTTGTCCCTTCTCTCGAACTCATTTCAACACAAGCATGGTCTGGGGCGCCCTCGGTCCCCGTCGCTTCTTCGAGCCAGGCGCTCTTTACAGACCCTTGCTCTGGTTCTTCCTGGTCggagctcttcttcctgtcGTCGTATACCTCCTTCGAACCAAGGCCTTCCCTCATATCAAttggctgaagaagatccaTGTTCCGCTGTTCCTGGGTGGCTTGAACTATATCCCGCCTGCATCAGGTGTCAACTATGGCAGTTGGGCTTTATTCGGTCTCTTGTTTGGCGTCCTTGTtaagaagcgcaaggccaGCTGGTGGCATCGATTTAACTTTGTTCTGAGTTCCGCGCTGGATTGTTCTGTAGCCATCGCTggcatcgtcatcttctttgccgtTTTCTACACCGGCGCCGCGGATAATTTCAGTTGGTGGGGAACCAACGTGTACAAG GACACCTGCGATTTGAAGAGTTGTCCTTACAAGGCGTTAGCAAAAGGGCAGACGTTTGGACCTTAG
- a CDS encoding purine nucleoside permease yields the protein MSAQSSVVQGLQAQQPTGAKITPKVLLIAMFYEESRNWLSPDSALQFSRTVRVPGLARGYEDIHVTENGEVALLVVGTALINASLSISALLASPLFDLAKSYFLLTGIAGVNPKRATIGSVAFAKFAIQVDTQLEFDAREVPEEWGSGYVPMGADRPDQFPGIVHGSEVFELNADLRDYALSVAKTVELTDSPKAAEHRALWKDSSGGVFDAAAQDPTVLEGDVLSSNTFWHGHRISEAMEKVARVYTSGHGEYTMTAQEDNALLAGLLNAALQGKADFSRILLIRSASNFDRGHEDKPHQLPFVMDKGGLGPSTRNLYLTALKVIEGILEEWSTRFEAGVPAQNYIGDIFGSLGGTPGFGDKQNVEQIRSH from the exons ATGAGTGCACAAAGCTCAGTCGTGCAAGGGCTCCAGGCGCAGCAGCCAACTGGCGCTAAGATAACGCCCAAAGTCCTGCTTATCGCTATG TTCTACGAAGAATCGAGGAATTGGCTTTCTCCTGATAGTGCTCTTCAGTTCTCTCGTACAGTGCGCGTTCCGGGCTTGGCTAGGGGCTACGAAGATATCCATGTCACAGAGAATGGCGAAGTCGCACTTTTGGTAGTCGGAACTGCCC TTATCAACGCGTCTTTATCGATCAGTGCTCTCCTGGCATCGCCGCTCTTCGACCTCGCAAAGTCATACTTCTTATTAACCGGCATTGCAGGCGTTAATCCCAAGCGAGCTACTATTGGCTCTGTCGCCTTTGCCAAGTTCGCCATTCAGGTTGATACGCAGCTTGAGTTTGATGCGAGAGAAGTCCCGGAGGAATGGGGATCAGGGTATGTTCCTATGGGAGCAGACAGGCCTGACCAGTTTCCTGGTATTGTGCATGGCTCTGAGGTGTTTGAGCTTAATGCAGACTTGAGAGACTACGCTCTTTCCGTTGCCAAGACTGTTGAGCTTACAGACTCACCCAAAGCTGCTGAACATCGAGCTTTGTGGAAGGACTCTTCTGGTGGTGTTTTTGACGCAGCGGCTCAGGATCCAACTGTTCTTGAGGGAGATGTTCTGTCTTCCAATACCTTCTGGCATGGTCATCGAATCTCTGAAGCTATGGAGAAGGTTGCAAGAGTCTATACTTCAGGACATGGAGAGTACACAATGACAGCTCAGGAGGATAATGCCCTTCTGGCTGGTCTCTTGAACGCAGCACTTCAAGGGAAGGCTGACTTTTCGCGAATCCTCCTGATTCGATCTGCTTCAAACTTCGATCGAGGACATGAGGATAAGCCCCATCAACTTCCTTTCGTTATGGACAAAGGTGGCTTGGGGCCATCTACTCGCAATCTCTATCTTACTGCTCTCAAGGTAATTGAGGGGATCTTGGAGGAGTGGTCCACCAGATTCGAGGCTGGCGTCCCTGCCCAGAATTATATCGGTGATATCTTTGGCTCACTTGGTGGAACACCTGGTTTTGGTGATAAGCAAAATGTTGAGCAGATAAGATCCCACTAA
- a CDS encoding copper-containing nitrite reductase: protein MSRMVTTCWNLAPVTSQLLPIASRAAASTAFIKNLSLPARRAPVIGARSFSSNTRSNSRVSNLRLTPALAVSTGLVLSYYLYQRGPQPVKLGLAPEKPEKLKCAHCVDEKPEVIQEKAVGCCEDEQTTTYQEKPLSCCVDDEASIAMVPAIGGDHKHKIFETVDDETLLISKLPKEDAILTTAPNVPPSITRDHPALVRVPLVTTTKLAQLTSQYKYEQWTFNGTVPGPFIRAKVGDVVELSLTNKDPAGNPHNIDCHAFTGPGGGAAVTTAEEGETKVGRFKLLYPGLYVYHCAAAPVPVHIANGMYGLMYVQPEGNDLPPVDKEYYVMQSEFYHEPPEVDDDGRRSEIVEFSYPNGLREEPQVVAFNGSESALTRDHPLKAHVGDDVRIFFGNAGPNLTSSFHIIGTHFKNVYRDGGVTSNPSKGIQTVSVPCGGSTIVDMKMAVPGTYTLVDHSIFRLDKGAVGFLNVSGPQNPGVYQSSQPPRPCVGCKLHS from the exons ATGTCTCGCATGGTGACGACATGCTGGAACCTTGCTCCAGTAACCAGTCAATTGCTTCCTATTGCCAGTAGAGCTGCTGCTTCTACTGCTTTCATCAAAAACCTCTCACTTCCAGCCAGGCGGGCTCCGGTGATCGGAGCCAGATCCTTTTCATCGAATACTAGGTCCAATAGTCGAGTCAGTAATCTTCGTCTTACTCCAGCGCTGGCTGTATCCACGGGGCTTGTCCTCAGTTACTATCTTTACCAACGAGGCCCCCAGCCAGTGAAGCTGGGCCTGGCGCCAGAGAAGCCAGAGAAGCTAAAATGTGCCCATTGCGTGGACGAGAAGCCAGAGGTGATCCAAGAAAAGGCTGTTGGATGTTGTGAAGACGAACAAACCACTACGTACCAGGAGAAGCCTCTTTCATGCTGCGTCGATGATGAG GCATCCATAGCCATGGTACCTGCTATTGGCGGAGATCATAAGCACAAGATCTTCGAGACCGTTGACGACGAGACATTGCTGATCTCAAAGCTCCCCAAAGAAGACGCCATCCTCACAACGGCGCCAAATGTTCCTCCTTCTATCACAAGAGACCATCCTGCTCTTGTCAGGGTTCCGCTGGTAACTACAACTAAGCTAGCGCAGCTGACCAGCCAGTATAAATACGAACAGTGGACTTTCAACGGCACTGTCCCTGGCCCTTTCATTCGGGCCAAAGTCGGAGATGTCGTGGAGCTGAGCCTCACAAATAAAGACCCCGCAGGCAATCCTCACAATATCGACTGCCACGCATTCACTGGCCCTGGTGGTGGTGCCGCTGTTACTACCGCTGAAGAGGGCGAAACCAAGGTCGGCCGCTTCAAGCTCCTTTACCCCGGTCTCTACGTGTATCATTGCGCCGCCGCGCCTGTTCCCGTTCACATTGCCAACGGCATGTACGGCCTCATGTACGTGCAGCCGGAAGGCAATGACCTACCACCCGTGGACAAGGAGTATTATGTTATGCAGAGCGAGTTCTACCATGAGCCAccagaggttgatgatgacggtcGACGATCCGAAATTGTCGAGTTCTCATATCCCAATGGTCTTCGTGAAGAACCCCAAGTCGTTGCCTTCAACGGTAGCGAGTCTGCCTTGACAAGAGATCATCCTCTCAAGGCTCATGTCGGTGACGATGTGAGAATCTTCTTCGGAAATGCTGGACCAAACCTGACTAGTTCATTCCACATCATAGGCACGCACTTCAAGAATGTGTACCGAGATGGTGGCGTGACCAGCAACCCATCAAAGGGTATTCAGACCGTTTCTGTTCCTTGCGGTGGGTCAACGATCGTCGACATGAAGATGGCTGTCCCAGGAACGTATACACTGGTTGACCATTCCATTTTCCGTTTAGACAAGGGTGCAGTGGGCTTTCTCAACGTTTCTGGACCGCAGAATCCGGGGGTCTACCAGAGTTCCCAACCGCCAAGGCCATGTGTGGGTTGCAAATTGCACTCCTGA
- a CDS encoding cytochrome P450: protein MFGSHSAVQWSLIMFSLPINTAELAFLIPLTLVAFLVLKPLLYYLLDPLGLRKYPAPSFLAATTHFWILKETWLQRRSRSIHRQHERLGDVIRIAPSLIIFNIPEAVPDIYGHAAARKLVKDTFYDKISGEERDIVNVIDHGDHSQRRKYLSNSFALKTVTDMEPVIGQNFQILLDHLDGVADQSTNILSGQTLDIRRWFNYFTLDVIGDMAFGLPMGFLGNGGDATRVKSAGRQEYCIPSTIDTLHRGTRLSTTLAQLSSIRCVKLVKRLCNTTNWLKQSTGAQGIEDFDNVCIDQLSERLGNGSPDRSQQDFMSKILKDREGKDRGLSFERLLSESIVFMNAGSETTAAALSSTLYFLLSNRKCFEKLRAEIDARLGPNHDGIVSYDSAKDLPYLRACIDESLRLRPPIAYALQRLVVCPQGAIIAGHHIKQGTTVAVSPWTIHRNRKLYKNPDEFDPERWFDPEQLSNLRRYYIVFSQGPRQCLGRHIAIVELQILISTLVRRYNMYLADQEMNFVIFDRFNSNPGPLSVKVERRVFVD from the exons ATGTTTGGCT CGCATTCAGCTGTCCAATGGTCTCTTATCATGTTTTCGCTACCGATAAACACAGCAGAGTTGGCATTCCTTATCCCTCTCACTTTAGTAGCATTCCTTGTCTTGAAGCCACTTCTTTACTATCTTCTTGATCCTCTCGGCCTGAGAAAATATCCAGCCCCCAGCTTCCTTGCAGCAACCACTCATTTCTGGATTCTCAAGGAAACATGGCTCCAACGACGCTCCAGAAGTATCCATCGTCAGCATGAAAGACTTGGTGATGTCATCCGAATTGCGCCTagtctcatcatcttcaacatcccGGAAGCCGTGCCTGACATATATGGCCATGCTGCAGCTCGAAAGCTTGTGAAAGACACATTTTATGACAAGATTTCTGGTGAAGAGCGCGATATTGTCAACGTCATTGATCATGGTGATCATTCTCAGCGAAGGAAATACCTTTCCAACTCATTCGCTCTCAAAACTGTTACGGATATGGAGCCTGTCATCGGGCAAAATTTCCAGATATTGCTGGACCACCTTGACGGTGTTGCAGATCAGAGCACTAATATCCTTTCCGGTCAGACATTAGACATTCGGCGATG GTTCAACTACTTTACTTTGGATGTCATCGGCGATATGGCTTTTGGCCTCCCTATGGGCTTCCTGGGAAATGGAGGCGATGCGACAAGAGTAAaatctgctggaaggcaAGAATACTGTATCCCCAGTACCATTGATACACTCCATCGAGGGACAAGGTTATCTACGACTTTAGCTCAGCTATCCAGTATACGATGCGTCAAACTTGTCAAACGACTCTGCAATACCACGAACTGGCTGAAACAATCAACTGGAGCCCAGGGTATCGAAGACTTTGATAACGTCTGCATTGACCAGTTGAGTGAA AGACTGGGCAACGGCTCGCCAGATCGTTCTCAACAAGACTTCATGAGCAAGATTCTGAAGGACCGTGAGGGCAAAGACCGAGGACTTTCATTTGAAAGACTTCTATCTGAGTCCATCGTCTTTATGAATGCTGGTAGCGAAactactgctgctgctctttCAAGTACCCTATACTTTTTGCTCTCAAATCGAAAATGCTTCGAGAAGCTACGAGCCGAGATCGACGCCAGACTAGGACCAAATCACGACGGAATTGTCTCATACGATTCTGCTAAGGACCTTCCATATTTGAGAGCATGTATTGACGAGTCATTGAGACTTCGACCCCCAATTGCCTACGCTCTGCAACGTCTCGTGGTCTGTCCCCAAGGCGCAATTATAGCGGGCCATCACATCAAACAAGGAACAACTGTTGCAGTTTCACCATGGACTATTCACCGGAACAGGAAACTGTATAAGAACCCTGATGAATTCGATCCGGAGCGCTGGTTTGACCCAGAGCAACTGTCCAATCTCAGAAGGTACTACATCGTGTTTAGTCAAGGACCGCGTCAATGCCTTGGCAGGCACATTGCGATTGTTGAACTGCAGATATTGATTTCAACCCTGGTACGGAGATACAACATGTACTTGGCAGACCAAGAGATGAACTTCGTCATCTTTGATCGATTCAACTCGAACCCTGGACCCCTTTCTGTCAAGGTGGAGCGGCGGGTATTTGTGGACTAG
- a CDS encoding peptidase S8/S53 domain-containing protein, with product MTSIRRLALALGALLPAVLAAPADILSKRQAVPDKYIITLKPDASDSSVAAHLNWVGDVHRRSLNKRDTSGVEKTFNISSWSAYSGEFDKSTIAEIKKSPEVAFVEPDYTMYLSYEESEPELADRALTTQSGAPWGLGTISHRTSGSTSYIYDTTAGQGSYAYVVDSGVQVSHTNFGGRASLGYNAVGGAHEDTLGHGTHVAGTIAGTTYGVAKRANIISVKVFAGREGSTSTILAGFNWAVNDITSKSRAGRSVINLSLGGPASQTWTSAINAAYNSGVLSVVAAGNGDDAGRPLPVSGQSPANAPNALTVAAIDSSWRPASFTNYGAGVDVFGPGVNILSTWIGSNSATNTISGTSMACPHVAGLALYLQVLEGLSTPASVTNRIKSLATTGRITGTLSGSPNRVAYNGNGA from the exons ATGACTAGCATCCGCCGCCTCGCTCTGGCTCTTGGAGCTCTGCTCCCCGCAGTCCTCGCTGCTCCTGCCGATATCCTCTCCAAGCGACAGGCTGTTCCCGACAAGTACATCATCACCCTCAAGCCCGACGCCTCTGACTCCTCTGTTGCGGCTCACTTGAACTGGGTTGGTGATGTCCACCGCCGCAGCCTCAACAAGCGTGACACTTCcggtgttgagaagactttcaacatcagcagctgGAGCGCTTACTCTGGTGAGTTCGACAAGTCCACCAttgctgagatcaagaagagccCTGAG GTTGCCTTCGTTGAGCCTGACTACACTATGTACCTCAGCTACGAGGAGTCGGAGCCCGAGCTTGCTGACCGTGCTCTGACCACCCAGTCTGGTGCCCCATGGGGTCTCGGTACGATCTCTCACCGAACCTCCGGCTCTACCAGCTACATCTACGACACCACTGCCGGCCAAGGTTCTTACGCCTACGTCGTTGACAGCGGTGTCCAGGTCAGCCACACCAACTTCGGTGGCCGTGCTTCTCTTGGTTACAACGCTGTTGGTGGTGCTCACGAGGATACCCTCGGTCACGGTACTCACGTTGCCGGTACCATCGCTGGTACTACCTACGGTGTCGCCAAGCGG GCCAACATCATTTCTGTCAAGGTCTTCGCTGGCCGTGAGGGATCTACCTCCACCATTCTTGCTGGTTTCAACTGGGCTGTCAACGACATCACCTCCAAGAGCCGTGCTGGTCGCTCTGTTATCAACCTGTCTCTTGGCGGTCCCGCTTCTCAGACCTGGACCTCTGCCATCAACGCTGCCTACAACTCTGGCGTTCTCTCTGTTGTTGCTGCCGGTAACGGTGATGACGCCGGCCGACCTCTTCCCGTCTCTGGCCAGTCTCCTGCCAACGCTCCCAACGCTCTGACCGTTGCTGCCATCGACTCCAGCTGGCGCCCTGCTTCTTTCACCAACTACGGTGCTGGTGTCGACGTCTTCGGCCCTGGTGTCAACATCCTCTCCACCTGGATCGGCTCCAACTCTGCtaccaacaccatcagcgGTACCTCCATGGCCTGCCCTCACGTTGCCGGTCTTGCTCTGTACCTCCAGGTCCTTGAGGGTCTCTCCACCCCCGCCTCCGTTACCAACCGTATTAAGTCTCTCGCCACTACTGGCAGAATCACTGGTACTCTCAGCGGCTCTCCCAACCGCGTTGCTTACAATGGTAACGGTGCTTAA
- a CDS encoding uncharacterized protein (expressed protein), with amino-acid sequence MSNAGITKTSRPKRKNRPRPLPPDVTARNLAIEKQRRGELKEDFMELARLLPNLTNTRRLTKVLIVNKSIEHVRQQRELCIAAASDMQEVVDQNHQLIAEVNALRAQIEGPSMPQVQVKPMTQAMTQLAETKNHVFGTFPAGFGDNWAEEYSQVQHETTREAGFSSDNSYAPPVLQTDVNITPDTIQSSLETTPGSVPISAYQEPQVNFNLCLNTAAEPSFPFPDLLGPSHSYLDDPLMASFWTQGVVDEGSAWAGGLSGSEISSFVQNGTGDNELQSCI; translated from the exons ATGTCTAATGCTGGAATTACGAAGACCTCACGACCCAAGCGGAAGAATCGACCTCGGCCTTTGCCGCCCGACGTCACGGCTAGGAACTTGGCTATTGAGAAACAACGCCGCGGTGAACTAAAAGAAGATTTTATG GAACTGGCGCGCCTGCTGCCCAACCTTACCAATACTCGACGACTTACAAAGGTTCTCATCGTAAACAAGAGCATAGAGCATGTGAGACAGCAGCGCGAACTTTGCATAGCGGCAGCTAGTGACATGCAAGAAGTTGTTGACCAGAACCATCAGCTTATCGCTGAGGTGAATGCTCTGCGTGCTCAGATTGAAGGACCATCTATGCCTCAAGTTCAGGTCAAGCCCATGACCCAAGCCATGACCCAACTAGCTGAAACAAAGAATCACGTCTTTGGGACCTTTCCTGCCGGTTTTGGAGATAACTGGGCAGAAGAATACTCGCAAGTCCAGCATGAGACCACACGTGAAGCGGGCTTCTCATCCGATAATTCTTATGCACCCCCTGTCCTGCAAACAGATGTCAATATTACACCAGACACCATCCAAAGCAGCCTAGAAACTACTCCCGGATCTGTACCTATCTCAGCGTACCAGGAACCGCAAGTGAACTTCAACTTGTGCCTAAATACAGCGGCCGAGCCTAGTTTTCCCTTCCCAGATCTTTTGGGCCCCAGCCATTCTTATTTGGATGATCCTTTGATGGCAAGTTTTTGGACACAGGGAGTTGTCGATGAGGGTTCGGCTTGGGCTGGTGGTCTTAGTGGAAGCGAGATTTCATCTTTTGTTCAGAATGGTACAGGGGATAATGAGTTACAGAGTTGTATTTAA